One stretch of Zingiber officinale cultivar Zhangliang chromosome 6B, Zo_v1.1, whole genome shotgun sequence DNA includes these proteins:
- the LOC121990674 gene encoding auxin-responsive protein SAUR78-like, with translation MAMTGKLNKLKCMIKRWHSSGRISGRGASSSAVDEEEHQHLSSASSFHGADVVPAGLHPVYVGRSRRRYLVAADLLRHPLFKVLVERTGGDLPAASGGGTVVGCEVVLFEHLLWMLENAEPPPESLDELVDYYACS, from the coding sequence ATGGCGATGACCGGGAAGCTGAACAAGCTCAAGTGCATGATCAAGCGGTGGCATTCCTCCGGCAGGATCTCCGGCCGCGGGGCCTCCTCCTCCGCCGTCGACGAGGAGGAGCATCAGCATCTCTCCTCCGCCAGCTCCTTCCACGGCGCCGACGTCGTCCCCGCCGGCCTCCACCCCGTCTACGTAGGCCGCTCCCGCCGCCGCTACCTGGTGGCCGCCGACCTGCTCCGCCACCCGCTCTTCAAGGTCCTAGTCGAGCGCACCGGCGGCGACCTCCCGGCCGCCTCCGGCGGCGGCACGGTGGTGGGCTGCGAGGTGGTGCTCTTCGAGCACTTGCTGTGGATGCTGGAGAACGCCGAGCCGCCGCCGGAGTCGCTGGACGAGCTGGTCGACTACTACGCGTGCtcctga